Below is a window of Apodemus sylvaticus chromosome 5, mApoSyl1.1, whole genome shotgun sequence DNA.
GCAGTCTTTTAACTCATACAGTAGTAGTAGTGGGAATAACTAAATGAACGAGTGCTTGAGACCATGATTCCCCTACATCTTCCCTCAAAAGTAAAAGCAGAGTAGACAAAACTGTTACTACTACAGTCGTAGTTGTAGCAACTTTCATTCTTATTGGTACTTTTTTCCAGCTTGTTTGccctgtatttgtttttttttttaaacaacaataataattactattattttgcttgtttgcttttattttgagacatgctCTTGAATAACCATAGTAATGAATCTCCTGATGTTCCTGCCTCCGCCTTCTGAGCTCCAAGACTGCAGGTGTGCGTGGCCTTGCCAGCTCTGCCTGTTTTAAGTACACTTTTAAGCATTTTACAGACCCAGGGATATAGCGCTTATCTATATGAAATGTGTACTATCATCTCCATTCAAGACTTTTAAGTGGAGCACTCCCGAAAATTTCCTAAATTAGGAAATACCATCTAACTTCTTCGAAGAGGGAAGTCTACTTGTGACCTTGCGCAACAGGGCACTCCCGGCAAGGACTGCCTCAGCTAACTCTAAAAACAACTCACCTATTCCCTTCTTGCAATCCCCGCCTCTCTCCTGGGTCTTCGTGATTGGTTGCTACCGTATGACACCATCATATCGCGACCCTGAAGCGGCTAGGCGGCCTGTCATGTGGCGGGGAGTCCCGGGCTGCCTACAGGATCTTGTGCGGTGGCAGGTGGCGCTCTGGTCCCACAGCTTTGTCCGGACTTGGGGTAGCTGTGGGAAGGCGATGACTGAGGCACTCTCTGCGCAAGCCGAGGCAGCGGGCGGGCTGAAGGCTTTGGTTCAGCAAAATGGAGATGCTGGTAGTGACACGAGCGCAGTGCCACTGCTGGAGCGCCTGGAGCCGGCGGCGGTAGGGAAACAGATCCCGGAGGGCGGGGAGCAGGGCCAGGGAGGCGAAGAGCAGCTCCCTGGCAGCGGGGAGCAGGCCCCAGCTCCAGTCGCCGACTCAAGCAAGAGGAAAAAGCGGAGGGGCGCCACTGGGGAGCGGGTCGTGCCGCCCCCGAAGAAACGGCGGACTGGGGTGAGCTTTAGCGATGAGCACTTTGCAGAGACTACCTACTACTTCGAGGGCGGCCTGCGCAAGGTGCGGCCCTATTACTTTGACTTCCAGACTTACTGTAAAGGTCGCTGGGTGGGCCGCAGCTTGTTGCACGTCTTCAGCACCGAGTTCCGATCCCAGCCACTGGCTTACTACGAGGCCGCTGTCCGAGCAGGACGCCTGCATCTCAACGAGGAACCAGTCCAGGACCTCAGCATCGTGCTCAAGGTGGTGTCCGATGGGACTAGCCAGAATCAGGCTTTGAGAGGAGGGAAGGTTTTGGGATTTTGGATTGTTTGTTCTCTCTTGGGGCTTTTAGTCCCCGCTTCCCGCATCCCCAAGTAGGTAGACAGCCCTTCCCTGCTCTAGAACTCAACCTGTTCATCCTCCTCAGCTAGGCTGTTTGTttccaagaaataaaaatggaaattctCATGTTCCTTTTATATCTTCCTTGTGGCAAGGGCACGGCCTACTTTCTACCCTGCATGATAAATCTCTGTACAAATAATAATAGATACCTCATTCATGGGTTTTTAACTCTATCAGGAACAAGTTAAGTATTTTGTGCGCTCTAACATTAAACTCAAGTGGCAACTTTGGGGAGTTTGTATTGCTTCTCCCTTTTGTGACCAAATCGAGCCTCAAAGTAAGGCAACAGTATGATTTCCAAAGTGTGTGCTCATATTAACACTGAAGTATTTGTCACGTCTTCATGTGTATAGAATTAGGAAGTCAGGGATAGATACTaggaagatgcttttttttttttttaaagatttattttattttatctgagtacactgtagctgtcttcagaagctaccagaagagggcagaagggggggggaaccaaaaaaaaaaaagacatttactttcaaatatatttgtatCAGGTTGATGAGATGGTTCAATACATAAAGATCCTTGCCACTGAGATGCATGTGCCTCtgttatgcatgcacacatgtaaattAATGtaatggaaactttttttttttttttaggtttttcgagacagggtttctcagtatagccctggctgtcctggaacttactctgtagaccaggctggccccaaactcagaaatccacctgcctctgcctcccgagtgctgggattacaggcatgcaccaccatgcccagctttttgtttgtgtgtgtgtgtgtgtgtgtgtgtgttttggggtttttttaggggggaaaacttttaaaataaaactttattgtaaAGATtatacaaagaagcaaaaatactcataCTCTCACCACCAAGAAATTCAAtcaattttgtatatttttcaaaactaGCTGTATGCCTGTGCAtatttttacaaaatgagatTTTACCACACCTATACTTCCTTTTCCGTTGAAGCCTTTACTGTGACCGTTCCTCCAAGTCAATAAGGAACTGAGCAGCCTGGGTGTCTGACTGACTCTATAGGTTGCTGGTCCCCGGCTGAATGTTACGTATGTTTTTGACAGGACAATGATTTCTTGCGGAACACAGTacacagacatgagccaccagTCACAGCAGAGCCCATCCGCCTGCTAGCCGAGAACAATGACGTGGTTGTTATAGACAAGCCGTCCTCCATTCCTGTGCACCCCTGTGGCCGCTTCAGACACAACACGGTCATCTTCATCCTAGGCAAGGAGCATCAGCTAAAGGAGCTCCACCCATTGCATCGGCTCGACCGCCTCACCTCAGGAGTGCTCATGTTTGCCAAGACAGCTGCCGTCTCCGAGAAGATCCACGAGCAGGTTCGGGATCGGCAGGTGAGCCAGGCTTTGCCTGCTGTAGACCGCTTCCTGGGAGGGTACACAGAGGTATCACGAAGTTCTAGATTGAGGGGTATCTATACCCTTCCTGCTTTGAGGAGGCTCAGCACCTAAAGTTCCAAAGACAGCTATTCTGTGTGCTTCAGAAGGTCTTTAGAGATGGCACGTACTGCTTCTTAGTAATTTGCTGTTCTGAAAACATTAAGCATTGTTAAGATTTTTGGCGAGTGCTCACTCAGTAGGAAGAGTGGATAAAACTGAAAGATGGGCGAGTAAGATTCTTACTGGTGGTGGCAGACTCAGGTTCTGCATCTGGATCATAATCCATTTATTGAGCACATGCCAGACTTAATTCCCCAAACATTAGAACCTAATGTACAAAACAGGTAGCCCCATGAGGTAAATGTTTTctgatttcatattttctttttaaaagaatttctatTAGATGTATTCAGtttgctttgcctgcatgtgtgtgtgcctgcagaggttAGAATGAAAATAGCtctcctgcaactggagttagggatggttgtgaaccaccacgtagatgctgggaactgagcccaggtccccTGCGAGAGCAGCAGGTgatcctaactactgagccattgcCCCTGACTTCAGACTTTCTAGATGAGGTCTGGGATGTACAGTAACATACCTAAGGCAGTGAAACTGACACGCCAGTGTTAGAATCTGAATCATCTTCTCTCAGATACACTGGTGTACCTGAAGGGAGGATTTAGACTCTGCTTTCACTGTGGACTGTGGACTGacttttcccctttcctcctgtgTAGCTGGAGAAGGAGTATGTGTGCCGGGTTGCAGGGGAGTTCCCTGACAAGGAGGTAATTTGTAAGGAACCCATCTTAGTGGTGTCTTACAAGGTAGGAGTGTGCCGTGTGGATCCCCGGGGCAAGCCTTGTGAGACCGTGTTCCAGAGGCTGAGCTACAATGGCCGCTCCAGTGTGGTACAGTGCCGACCACTTACAGGTCGTACTCACCAGATCCGCGTCCACCTCCAGTTCCTGGGCCACCCCATTCTCAATGACCCCATCTACAATTCAACTGCCTGGGGTCCTTCTCGAGGCCAGGGAGGCCACATTCCAAAGACGGACGAGGAACTGCTCCGAGACCTGGTTGCAGAACATCAGGCCAAAGAAAGCCTGAGTATGCTAGATCTCTGTGAGGGTGACCTGGCCCCAGGGCTCATAGACTCGACAGCTCCCTCTTCAGACAGCCTGGAAGGGTTGGCTACAGCAGCCCAGAAGATAGATGGAGTAGCTGAGGCAGCCTCTCAGCATCTGGACACACCAGAGAAGGCAGCTAAAGCAGATGTGAATCAAGAAACAGACCCGCTCTGTGCCGAGTGCCGGGTGTTGCGACAGGACCCCTTGCCCCAGGATCTTGTCATGTTCCTGCATGCCCTCCGCTATAAAGGCCCGGACTTTGAGTACATCTCACCCATCCCAGCCTGGGCACAGGATGACTGGCAAGAAGACTGAGGGATGTGGCCATTGGAAGAATGGCATCTCGGGTTGGAACAAGGATGGACCTTGAGGCAGGGACTGCTCCCATTGCTTGATACTCAGGGTTTGGCGAAGAGCGAGGTTCCACTGTAAGGAACCTGTTTGTTCTTGCTGCCTACCTCCTTCCTTCTGGCTTGTTTGGGGTCACAGATCTGTAcagatatcatttttttttaacatcttatATGTCCATTTTTATTGGTTTCTTACACtccatcccctcttccccagTGCTTAGGATAAAATGTAGGTCCGTTAGAAGGCAAGTGCTGCACAGCTGAGCTCCATCTGAGTTTCGCTAGCTCAGGCCGATCTTGAACCCTGAATCCTCCTGCTCTGCCATACAAGGCATGAAGCACCatgccttcctttttttaaaaaatgagataaaattcaTAGAGCATAAAACCACTTTAAGATAAACACTGTTGGTATTTATTATGTTTACAGACTTGAACAACCTTATCTCAAGATTTCTCATTTCtcattcctttttgttgttgtttggttttccgagacagggtttctctgtgtagccctggctgtcctggagctcactctgtagatcaggctggcctcgaactcagaaatccacctgcctctgcctcctgagtgctgggatcacaggcgtgcgccaccaccacctggcatattTCTCATTCCTAAAGGGAATCTGTACCTGTTAAGCACATTCTTCTCTATCTCTCTTAACTCCTGGTAAACTGTTTATTCTTTATTCCACAGGAATGGACTCAGACAAtctgtgtccttttcttttttcttttctttgttgttgttgttgttgttgtatgtttgtttctctgttcttgctctgtagaccagactggtcttgaactcacagagatccatctgcctctgttttaagacttatttatttattatatgtaagtacactgtagctgtcttcagataccagaagaactatgtgggtgccaggatttgaactcatgacctttgaaagagcagtcagtgctcttacccgctgaatcatttatctctccagccttagctctgtctcctgagtgctgggattcaaggagTGTGCTACTACCCCCAGCCACttaacacttatttttttctgtttttttttttttttgttgttgttgttgtttttgattttggttttttcaagacagggtttctctgtatagccctggctgtcctggaactcactctgtagaccggtctggcgtcgaactcagaaatctgcctgtctcatTTTACAGGCAGATTtacagattacaggcgtgcgccaccaccgcctggctcacttATTCTTTTCGGTGTGTTCTAATCATATTTCTCCTAGTACATGTAAAGTAATCTCTCAAAGTAGAATATActctttttgttgtgttgtttattatttattctggACATGAGATTTAccttaacaacaaaagaattaacagtccaattttaaaatgttcaacggGATTCtggttcacacacaaacacacgcgcgcgcgcgcgcgcgcgcgcgcacacacacacacacacacacacacactgtctggttaagagcactcattgctctttaagtgcctcacaaccacctgacACCGTAGCATTAGGGGATCtgtcccctcttctggcctcagccagggctacatagtgagacatatgtctcaaaataacaacagaggcagaagcagtgcAGCTAAACAAAGCTGACATGTTTTTAGAAGGGCGTATTCCCTGGAGTCAGCACTATCACCACCATGGCACTCACTCTGTTCTGATGTGATGCCCTGCCTTCCACAGGTAAGCACTGTGTGTGATCATGGCTGCCTTTCTCTCCTGTGGAGCAAGCAcactcttgttttctgttttttgtttttttgtttttttcttattatttttattgttttttcgagacagggtttctctgtgtagtcctggctgtcctggaactcactctgtggaccaggctggcctcgaactcagaaatccgcctgcctctgcctcccaagtgctgggattaaaggcgttcaccaccaccgcccggctcagcaCTAAGTCTTATAAGTAATCACCCAGAACTGTGGAGCATCGCCAGCTAACCACTGACAATTCTTCTCTGATGAGTTCATAATCAACAGAGGGAATGAGTCTTCCTGAAGCTGGATCCAGAGGATGAAGACCCGCTGGCACTGAAGCAGTAAATGCTGTTAGTATTAATTAGGTATTTTTGTATCAGTCCTTTCTCATGGTCTTCCAGGGACTCAGGGTTGGAGTATCCTGTAAAAGTTTAGGATAGTGTGAAGTAACCTTGCTGTTGATGGGAGTATTTTGAGCAGAGGCCTGTAATGGGATTTAAAAGGTAAAAAGATGAGACCCTTCTCACCCAAAGGTGGAAGTCGCCTCTGATCCAGTAGATGGCGCCTCTCACTCTGTCagtctcttctctttctattaCTAATTCAGGTAATTTCCCCTTCTCGTTCTTTAAAATAAAGTGGCATTGTTGATTATTTTCACTCCCTTAGAAAATGGGAGCCAAGTACTGGTGGTTATTAATAAGGAAATCATCGTGAGAGAAAACCCTGGTATTCTCATAGAAAGCCTCAATGTCATTTTGCGTGAGAGTAAGAACTAGACACCCTGGCTTACAAAGGCATGGCAGTGTGAAGTTCTGGAGTGAGCCTTGAAACTGGATACCTGCATCATACCCGCCAGGCTCAGAATGTCTGGGAGAAGGCCAGGAAAGAACGGGAGAGCCAGAGGATAAGCAGGGGTGCCTTAAAAAGTCTTCAGGGAGTGGCATGTCGATGCACCTGTGCAAGCTAAGTGTAAGACTGAGTCCACTGTCATTTAGACATGGGTGAGGGAGGGACTACTGGCAGATAATGGTTTCTGGGAGATCAgaagtcattttcttcagtggtctAACCACTGAATTACCAAGGCACCAGAAAATCACTTCCCACCTATACCCAAGCAAGCAGCCCTGTTTACCTCAGTGCATCACacatccaaaggcaggcaggaaaTTAGGAGGAGAACCTCTTGGCAAGAAGGGTTTTTGgtggaaaagaaagtgggaatgaGAGAGGGTAGGGTGAGAACGGCTAAAATGGATTCTATATGTGTAAGAAACTATACCAGGAGAAATACCTGTTAAATCAACTTCcagttcattttttttcactctcaatttttatgttttaaagatttgtttatattatatatatatatgaattctaGCTgaatgtacacctgcatgccagtaAAGGGCATCATACTACATTATAGACGGTTGTAAGGCATCATGTGGTtaagacttctggaagagcagccagtgctcttaactgctaagtcatctcttcagccctgttttgtatgtgagtgtttggcatatatatacatatatatgtatatatatatgtatgcatgaatacGTGGTTCTCAGGGAATccgagcccctggaactggagtgacagtaCCTGGTGTTAGCTACCATTTGGgctctggaaactgaactctgtCCTCTGCCAAGAAAGTAAGTGCTTTTGaactactgggccatctctccagccataagATTTTTTCTAGTGTATTATACGTTTTCAAAACACCTGAAGATTTTCCTTTGTAAACATAACTCACCTGGGGCTGGATAGCTGATTCAGCAGCTAAGAACTTAGGCTGCTCTTCCCGAGAACCCAGGTTCGATTCCAGCCCTTCTGTGCTGGGTCCCAAGCATCTGTAACCCATATTCGATTCCAGCCCTTCTTCTGTTCTGGGTCCCAGCATCTGTAGCTGCAGTTCAAGGGGATCTAGGCAGCTTCTGGCCAcggtgggcactgcacacacgtggagcacaggcacacatgtaggcaaaacaccagacataaaatacaaataaaatctttaaaaagttctgtgcggtggtggcgcatgcctgtaatcccagcacttgggaggcagaggcaggcggatttctgagttcaaggccagcctggtctacagagtgagttccaggacaaccagggctacacagaaaccctgtctcggaaaaaaaaaaaacaaagtgtccagactctttttttttttccttttctttcgttctttctattattctttcttttgcttttccaaCTTTTTATTTAGAGAAccatagccaggtggtggtggtacacgcctgtaatcccagtactctgggaggcagaggcaggtggatttctgagttcgaggccagcctggtttatagagtgagttccaggacagccagggctacagagagaaaccctgtctcgaaaaaccaaatccaaaaaaccagaaaaaaaaaaaattaaaaaaactaaatccagGTTCTggtgccgcccccccccccacctcaccccagccATAATTTAAACAACTTAGAGACAGAGTGGGAggggacagaacagaagggagggaaggagacagaagagCCCACTACAGTCGCCTCAGTGATCACTTCTTGTCCAACTTTTTCTTGGCTACCTGCTCATCCCCCTCACCAGCATGTTTCTTGGCCATGGGGCCCTAAGTTCCTCCTAGGACCCCAAAGGGTCAGCAGAGGAGGCTGATGCCCCTCTGGGCAGGTCCCGGTAGCCTCAGCCCTTCCGCTGCTGGTGCTACATGCACCCCCATGGATTTCTGTGAGCACACGGGGCGGGGCACATACTCTTTGTAGCTCTCCAAGGGTGCAGGGTGATTTTGAATTGACTCCAGTCTGGACTACACAATAAGGAAATGATTGCCACTGcccctaataaataaatatttattttctacaaaaaaattaattaattaaaaaatataggcTACTGAACTGTCTGCAAGGACCCTGAAGGGATGTATGTCCCACCAGGACAGAAAATGAACAGTTCTCTTTAGACATGACTGAAGAGAACTGACTGAAGTGCTCAGACTGTGGAGGTATTAACATTCCTGAGGGATTTGGACCTAAAATGGAGGAACCAGAAGAGAGGCGACTATCTTCCAACCATCCCTGCCACAAATCTTGCTGAAGCACCAGCCAGGTGCTGGGTTCTTGAACACTGAGCATTCCCAGTGAGAGGAATGTAAACCACCACCCCAGGGGTTCATTAACAACTCTTCATGATCTGGGCCCATACAGGATGGGGGTTAAAAAGGCATGGAATCAAGAGATTTGGGTTACACTGGTCTGTCTGCAACGTAGAAACTGTATAGCCTTGGACAAGTGTAAGATAGCAACAATAATAGAATATGAAAATATCTATCATGATCACAGGGCTCTGCAGAGTTGAAGAGACATAATACATGTAAAATGTATGGTGCTTTTAGTTATGTACAAAAAATTAAGGGTTTTTAAGTGTGAGATGAATGAATTTGTCAGATGATTTTACAAGAGGAAaatctgtggggtttttttggttttttttttttgttgttgttgttgttttgtttgtttttttgattccTAATCCTCTTGTCTGGTTAAATCCATAAGATTCAGCTTCTTGTCATCTGGAAAGGTTCCTGTTCTTCAGTAGTTTCCGGATCGTACCAAGATTTCAAATGTCATGGGCATCTTTTTAGTGTATACATTGAAAGCAAACTCCATAACCTGCTTCACGGCTGgaagggataacatttgtaatgcAGTGTGGTAGTTCCTAATCAGAACGGGTATGAAAACCCTAAAATAGCCAGTGTGGAGGGATAgctttgtaatcctagcatttgggaagacAAGGCAGGGTGATTTTGAATTGAGTCCTGTCTGGACTACacaatgagactgtgtctcaaaataacaacaaaaacaaaaaacaaaacaaagcccgcAGAGTAAGAGCTCATTAAACACTGAAATCATTCATCTCAGAGCTAGGTCATTCCATGTTCCAGACCACCACTAAACACGTGAGCTATAGTTATATTCTTTGTCctattattttactttgtaaGACATTAAGTTACTAGAAAAcgtctctttctctgctttttcttcatctgtgaatCATAACGTTCCAAAAGGAGCCTTTCAAAAGTCTCAATTCCTTCAATTGATTTCAAATATCAAAATGCTTCAAATTCCAATATCACCAACTAAAACACCTCTATGCTGAGACTAATTTTGTTAGATAAAATCTGATTGGAATTAAAACCTGAAGCAATATTCAACCACTTCCATCCTGTGAATTATAAAATCACGTTACATTAATTAGCAAAAGTGCACCGACGAGGATGGGATTCGAACCCACGCGTGCAGAGCACAATGGATTAGCAGTCCATCGCCTTAACCACTCGGCCACCTCGTCCCAGAAGCTCTTCTCTTCCTGGTAGCTATAGGGAGTAGTAACAGAGTGATGTGACGCAATATCATGGAAGTCGCCATTTTGTACGGAAGCCAACAGTGCGATTGTTTACTATGCAAACAGTCGAAGGAAGATGGCCGTTCTTGGAATAGTAGAAGCGAAGAAACTTCtgtagaaaaggagaaaaacccGAGGGAACTTAAGTCAGTGCAGACGAGGACTGAAAAGTTTAAATAAGTCTTAGGGGTGGGGCCGGTCTGGCGCCGAAGGGGCGGGGTCTGCGCGGCGTGCAGCATTGGGCATGCGCATTACTCTGGCGGTTAGATTTGAATACTTCACAGACCGAGGCGGGACGCTGTGAAGTGACGTCCGGTTCCGAGGAGCGCGCGGACCCCAGACAAGTCAAGCCGGAGGCCTGTGGCGGCTTAGAACGCTCTTTTTTGTTCTGGGCGGCCCAGACGGCTTAGGTTTTGTCTGAGTGCTGAAGGGCGGGCGCGGGTTGCTGAGGGCGCAGTCGGCCGGCCGGGCGGCGGTCTCAGGAAGGCCCTGCGGCGGACCGGAACGCGCGGCCACCAACGGCCGGCTCTCCTCCTCCACCGGGACCGCCGCGTTTCGCTTCTCCTTTCCCAGCGCCGCTCCATTCCCGACTCGAGCGGGTTCGTGCCTTGCGCGCGGGGCACCGTGGGCCTCCGGGCtcgccccacccacccaccatcttTCCTCCGGGCTCCGGGCTCTGGTTCCactgtctctccatctccctgtGCTACGTGTTTCTCACCGATGTTCCCTGCTTCAGTGGTTTGAAGGCGGTG
It encodes the following:
- the Rpusd2 gene encoding pseudouridylate synthase RPUSD2, with the protein product MWRGVPGCLQDLVRWQVALWSHSFVRTWGSCGKAMTEALSAQAEAAGGLKALVQQNGDAGSDTSAVPLLERLEPAAVGKQIPEGGEQGQGGEEQLPGSGEQAPAPVADSSKRKKRRGATGERVVPPPKKRRTGVSFSDEHFAETTYYFEGGLRKVRPYYFDFQTYCKGRWVGRSLLHVFSTEFRSQPLAYYEAAVRAGRLHLNEEPVQDLSIVLKDNDFLRNTVHRHEPPVTAEPIRLLAENNDVVVIDKPSSIPVHPCGRFRHNTVIFILGKEHQLKELHPLHRLDRLTSGVLMFAKTAAVSEKIHEQVRDRQLEKEYVCRVAGEFPDKEVICKEPILVVSYKVGVCRVDPRGKPCETVFQRLSYNGRSSVVQCRPLTGRTHQIRVHLQFLGHPILNDPIYNSTAWGPSRGQGGHIPKTDEELLRDLVAEHQAKESLSMLDLCEGDLAPGLIDSTAPSSDSLEGLATAAQKIDGVAEAASQHLDTPEKAAKADVNQETDPLCAECRVLRQDPLPQDLVMFLHALRYKGPDFEYISPIPAWAQDDWQED